A segment of the Sylvia atricapilla isolate bSylAtr1 chromosome 25, bSylAtr1.pri, whole genome shotgun sequence genome:
CCCCAGCGCTGGGGCCTCCTCCGGCTGCTGCCAACGAGGTCACAGGGACCGGGCAGTGCCAGGCCACGCTCTGaatgtccccaagtgtcacaggCGGGGACGGGGGGGTGCTGGCAGGGCCCACACGTGTGGGGCTCCTGCCCCAAAACCTCCTCCACTGCCCCTGTGTGACAGCACGAGGGGCACGAACAGTGTCAGCCAAAGAGGCTCCGTTCAGATGGGATATCCGGAGGGCGTTTTTTAAAGGCCCTctgatttcccagagaagccctggctgccccaggGGACTGTTCCAAGCCAGGTCGTGGCGCTTGGAGCAGCCTGCGACagcgggaggtgtccctgcccatggcagggggtggcactgggtgggctttgagCTCCCTCCCgacccaaaccatcctgtggcGTCACTATTGCTGATGCTGCGCTGCGGGCAGGAAGGGGTTAAGGCGGTAATTGGGGTGTGTGACCCCACCCTGGGCCCGTCCCctgccccctgtcccctgcccctgccccctgtcccctgtcccctgcccggCCGTACGGGAACGCTCCGGAGCGGCTCCGGGATCTGCGGCGGGGACCGGGGGCCCCCCTGCGGCCGCGGCGCCGCGTTCCCTTCCCGGAGCAATCCCTTCTTCCCGGAGCAATCCCTTCTTCCCGGAGAATCTCCTTCCCGGAGCAATCCTTTCTTCCCGGAGCATCCCCTTCTTCCCGGAGAATTCCCCTCCTTCCCGGAGCAATCCCTTCTTCCCGGAGCATCCCCTTCCCCCAGAATCCCCTTCCCGGAGCATCCATCCCCTTCTTCCCGGAGCATCCCCTTCTTCCCGGAGCATCCCCTTCTTCCCGGAGCAATCCTTTCTTCCCGGAGCATCCCCTTCATCCCGGAGCATCCCCTTCTTCCCGGAGCACCCCTTCCCTCAGAATTCCCCTCCCCGCCCTCCTTTTCCCGGCACAATTCCCTTCCCGCAGCCCCCGCGCAGCCGGACGCCGGTAGCCACCAGGACCGAGGAGTTTTCCCCGTCTCCTGGCTCCCTCCGGCGTggggcgggcagggccggggcagCTGCACCCGCCGGGATCCCGGTCTGTGCTCGGGCAGGGGATGGAGCCGAGTTTTGGGAAGTTTGGAATTGAATTAGTCACGGTTTGGTTCCTTTTGTGGTTTCAGGGCTGAGCCGGGGCAGGATGCGCCTggctgggaagaggcagaggagggaggacAGAGTCCTCTGGGCAAACCCCTCTTTGCTCAGGGGACAATTTCCCGGCCCTGGGtgtcacctgcagctccagggaaccTCCACAAAgctctgtccatccctgtgcatcccacctgggcacggccccgctcctgccctggggctctgctgagccTCACCTTTGATATCAAACCTTTATCATCAGGAGGGGACCCCGATGTGAGGTCACAGCAGGGCTTGGCTTGGCCCTGGGAGCATGGAGGGGGTGACAGAGGGACCCTGACCCTCCCAaaatgccctgtgccagccctgggcatcACCACTGAAAACGTTTAGGGCCAAACTCTCACCTGAGGCCAGGTGGTTCAAGGTTTCAGAGCGAGTGGAGCAGCTGCACCAGAGGAGGCCCTGACTGTGCaggtattttatatatatatttatatatatatgtgtgtgtgtatatagatatattacataaatatataggtatgaaataatttaagaacCATCCTAGACAGcatgctgtgctctggggctggggggggacagctgctgcccttcctcctcctcctcctcctcctcctcctcctccccctgccccaccaGCTTTTGATTCACAAATGGAAACCAGAGTctggaattaaattaaaaaccgCACACActcacacgcacacacacacacacacacgacaCGGGGGCAGAGGCTGGACAGCTCCAGGTGTCCCTCAAGGGATCAGCTAAAGCCAGAGACCTGGGGAAGTCAGGAGACGGAAGCAGCACAGGGGATGCTGCTGACTCCCCCTGGGTGTGCCCAGCCCCtgtgtggggacactggggaggtgtcacagccctgctgtgtcctggccGGGTGGTGGCAGAGCCTGGTGGGACGTGTGTGTCCTGCTGTGGTTGTCTTGGCCCTGCTTTCTCTTGTCTCCACCTGCTTGGCTTTTTCTCCATCCCAGGATCTTTTCGAGGTCGAAAGGGAAAATTCTGCCCCAATGAcgccccctcccctctcctctcctctcttctccctgcatGAAGTTCTCCCAGAGCCAGGTTTGGTCCAGCTCAATCCTTCCCACCACCTGAAGACCCCTGGAGAAGATCTCCTTCCCGGTAGGGACTTCaagatgacctttaaaaaaaaaaccacctgaaaaccccttaaaaaaaaaaaacaaaaacccaaaaaaaccccaccaaaaccagaaatcaCCAGTGCTTTCCAAAACTCCTCCTCACTCCCCATCCCACCCTTCCCAAACATCCCAGAGGGCCAACGGATCCCAGATCCAAGTGATTTCCGTGGAGGGCCGGGAAAGCAGCCGAAAACCGAGCGTGTCGGAGAAGGCTTCGGACCTTCATCCCCCTCTGTCCCTCTTCCTCATCGGGAAACATAAACcccccccggggctctgctgGATCAGCTGGGGAGAAGAACGTGCTCCAGGAAGTAGCTGATGGAGTCCCAGTGCTtccagaggaagaggaggaagaggacgAGCAGGGCGGTGCTGAGGATGCGCATGCGGGTCTTCATGAGCGGCGTGATGAAGTTGGCGATGGTGGAGACGAAGACGAGCAGCACGGCCATCAGGGCCAGGATGACGTTGATGAATTTGCCCAGCAGGGCCCGGGCGTTGGCGTTCTCCACCCCTTCCAGCTGcaccacctgctgctgctgctgctgaagctccAGCTTGGTCACCCGCGTCAGGCACGACTCCACGGCCTCCTGCCAAAGAGGGGGGACAGGACAGAGGTGGCAGCGGGTCCACAGCTGTCCCCTGAAGGATTTGGGGACTCCCTCAGCGGTGTCGGGGTTTGCTGTTGGGGGGTTTTTATTCTATCTGGCTCAAAGGGGACTGTGGTGGCCTGCAGGTGGTTTGGGCACAAACCAAAGTTTTCTTGCCTCGTGAGTGTTTACGGTTTTTGTAGTAAAAAAGATTCTCAGGCGACTTCGTGTAAACTATGGATATGTTTAAAATTATCTGCtctgtttacatatttctcctctgagaAGAGAAATACGATTGATGGTAATGTTCAGTAAAATGGtaatgggaaaagcagctcttgTAATGGTGATGGTAATTTTAATGGTAAAGGCAGAAATGGTAAAGGTATAAATCAAAGAAAGAGCAACCTGTGTAAccaatcttttgccttctgtaCAAGTGTATCCAAATAGagtcaaaaatattaaaataaagctttcctgcctgactttctgctgcctgcctcgtcctCTGTGTGTCTGATACAGcaacagcacagctcagtgctgtggtCACCCaggtggagcagagcaggggattTGCTGTGCACAggggagtgacaggacaagggggaatggaaGATTGTGAACCCCTTAGATGAGATCTTGGGatgaaattcctccctgtgagggtggggaggccctggggtggaattcccagagaatccGTGGCTGGAGAAGCCTGGGATGGTGGCAAGTGTCCTTGCCCGTGACTGGGTGATTTTTAAAGTCCCTTTCCAACACACCCCACTCTGGGATTCCCTGGTTCTGGGGACACAGTTTAGTCACCTGCCTcttgctgtgacagcagcacagggagaaccTGCAGCAGAATTCCTCAGACAGCCAGGACATGATTTCTGTTTGGAGTGAGGTTTGAGCTACCCCAGATTCAGGCCTGGGAAGGCTGTGGCGCAgttagaaattatgttaaggTATGGGACAGTGATTTTTCTAGGTATTAATAGGTGTAGTTTGTGGTGTgaacactttagccaccttaaaATTGAGATAAACAATGTCTGTTTGCATTTCTCCTGCACACCAATGAGAAAACACTGTAACTGTGAACTGTATTGGAGTGTCTATAACCTGCCCCTTCAGACAGAATAAAGGGAGAATGGACATTAACCATATTGGCTGGATGTGCGTTGCTCTGTCCAGCTTCCCACTGTTTTAAGGGGTTCTCTGCCTCGAGAACCTCACCTGGAGGGTGCTGGAGAAGGGGTCCCAGTGTCCCACCttcctgtcccagcctggggtCCCTCCCCGCAGCCCTACCTGGATGTCCCGTGCCCTCTCGTAGGACTGGTAGGCCACCTTCTCCTCCATGCTGGCCAGCTCCTGCTTCAGGTTGGTCATCTCGTTCTGGTGCAGCTCCGTCAGGTcgttcagctgctcctccaggcgCTCGTACCTGCGcagggcactgggctgggaCATCTCCCCCAGACCCCACCCCAGGCACTGGGGACATCGCCCAGCCCCTGCCACCCTCCCCTGCTTCGGGGAAAAACATCTCCAGATCCTCCGTGGAGGCCTGGCACTCAggagggctgcagctcccccgTGGGcctggtatttttttaaatctaaaaaaaagttttagtttgttagcagctgctgactttttttttcccccaaggaaaaaatttctcaagaaagcttcttcttAAAACAATCCTGGtaaacaactattttttttttccaaaacaattttttctccaggtggtgttttcctggttttttttttagtttgacCAATAAGATTAGAAAAGTGTTATTCTCATTTGCCAACCGTGTGAAGCTTGTATCAGAACACCTTGTAAAAGGCAGCaagaattaaaacaataaaGCTTTTCTcctatgctctttgccttctgaaacaTTTGGaatctctcatctttctttcatgtcctgTAACAACACTCCTCATGTCTCTTGGCTGGACAAGCCCAGAAGGTCCCTTGCAGTCCCCAGAGAGCCCTCCCTGGGTAAAACATCAGATTTTCTCTggagggctgcagctcctcgtGTCTCTTGGCTGAACAAACCCAGGCGGGTGGATTGGGGTCCCCAAAGAACCCCTCCTGGGTAAAACATCAGATTTTCTCTGGAGGGCTGCACCTCTCCGTGTCTCTTGGCTGGACAAGCCCAGGAGGGTGGACTGGGGTCCCCAAAGAGCCCCCCCCCTGAGGTGATACCTCCCCTGTCACCCTCCCGTCCCTTACCTGTAGCGCTCCTCCTGCAAGCACTGCGTCATGTAGGTGTAATCCCTCTGCAGCTGCGCCTTGAGGTCCTCCATGGAGTCCTCCAGGTGCGACTGGCTGTCCTTGATCTCCcgcagctcctccaggatggTGTCAAAGTTGTTATGGTGGCTGTCCAGCGTGTTGGACTTGGGGCTCCCCAAACCTCCTGGCCCTGCGCCGGAGTTGCTGCCGGCGGCGGAGCCCGAGGTGGCACTGGAGCACTCGTCGTCGCTGCCGTACTTGGGGCTGGACACCAGCGTGGCGCTGCCGCTCAGCGCCCGCGAGGCCTCCTCGGGGTGCCCGTCGTCCAGCGTGTCCTTCAGGTGGGCGATGTTGTCGGCGCTGCCGAACTTGTTGCGGATCAGGCTGGCGAACTCGCGCGGCTTGGACACCACGGCGGTGTGGGTGGCCTGGGACAACCCCGAGAGGCCGCCCTTGACCCCTTCCACCACGCCGCCGCTGAAGCCGCTGATGCTGGAGCGCACGTTGGCGCCCACGTCCTTCAGCCCTTGGTGCATGTCCCGGA
Coding sequences within it:
- the TMCC2 gene encoding transmembrane and coiled-coil domains protein 2 isoform X4, whose product is MELDKGDVSTLNLPPGAGHGDTDGPVCLDVPDGTPDPHRTKAAIEHLHQKILKITEQIKIEQEARDDNVAEYLKLANNADKQQASRIKQVFEKKNQKSAQTIAQLHKKLEHYHKKLKEIEQNGPSRQPKDVFRDMHQGLKDVGANVRSSISGFSGGVVEGVKGGLSGLSQATHTAVVSKPREFASLIRNKFGSADNIAHLKDTLDDGHPEEASRALSGSATLVSSPKYGSDDECSSATSGSAAGSNSGAGPGGLGSPKSNTLDSHHNNFDTILEELREIKDSQSHLEDSMEDLKAQLQRDYTYMTQCLQEERYRYERLEEQLNDLTELHQNEMTNLKQELASMEEKVAYQSYERARDIQEAVESCLTRVTKLELQQQQQQVVQLEGVENANARALLGKFINVILALMAVLLVFVSTIANFITPLMKTRMRILSTALLVLFLLFLWKHWDSISYFLEHVLLPS
- the TMCC2 gene encoding transmembrane and coiled-coil domains protein 2 isoform X5, which gives rise to MLDKGDVSTLNLPPGAGHGDTDGPVCLDVPDGTPDPHRTKAAIEHLHQKILKITEQIKIEQEARDDNVAEYLKLANNADKQQASRIKQVFEKKNQKSAQTIAQLHKKLEHYHKKLKEIEQNGPSRQPKDVFRDMHQGLKDVGANVRSSISGFSGGVVEGVKGGLSGLSQATHTAVVSKPREFASLIRNKFGSADNIAHLKDTLDDGHPEEASRALSGSATLVSSPKYGSDDECSSATSGSAAGSNSGAGPGGLGSPKSNTLDSHHNNFDTILEELREIKDSQSHLEDSMEDLKAQLQRDYTYMTQCLQEERYRYERLEEQLNDLTELHQNEMTNLKQELASMEEKVAYQSYERARDIQEAVESCLTRVTKLELQQQQQQVVQLEGVENANARALLGKFINVILALMAVLLVFVSTIANFITPLMKTRMRILSTALLVLFLLFLWKHWDSISYFLEHVLLPS
- the TMCC2 gene encoding transmembrane and coiled-coil domains protein 2 isoform X2; translated protein: MREGEDPAASRGSGRSHPPKPCPGKRTLLLNSLLGVSLDKGDVSTLNLPPGAGHGDTDGPVCLDVPDGTPDPHRTKAAIEHLHQKILKITEQIKIEQEARDDNVAEYLKLANNADKQQASRIKQVFEKKNQKSAQTIAQLHKKLEHYHKKLKEIEQNGPSRQPKDVFRDMHQGLKDVGANVRSSISGFSGGVVEGVKGGLSGLSQATHTAVVSKPREFASLIRNKFGSADNIAHLKDTLDDGHPEEASRALSGSATLVSSPKYGSDDECSSATSGSAAGSNSGAGPGGLGSPKSNTLDSHHNNFDTILEELREIKDSQSHLEDSMEDLKAQLQRDYTYMTQCLQEERYRYERLEEQLNDLTELHQNEMTNLKQELASMEEKVAYQSYERARDIQEAVESCLTRVTKLELQQQQQQVVQLEGVENANARALLGKFINVILALMAVLLVFVSTIANFITPLMKTRMRILSTALLVLFLLFLWKHWDSISYFLEHVLLPS
- the TMCC2 gene encoding transmembrane and coiled-coil domains protein 2 isoform X3; the protein is MVHVQLDKGDVSTLNLPPGAGHGDTDGPVCLDVPDGTPDPHRTKAAIEHLHQKILKITEQIKIEQEARDDNVAEYLKLANNADKQQASRIKQVFEKKNQKSAQTIAQLHKKLEHYHKKLKEIEQNGPSRQPKDVFRDMHQGLKDVGANVRSSISGFSGGVVEGVKGGLSGLSQATHTAVVSKPREFASLIRNKFGSADNIAHLKDTLDDGHPEEASRALSGSATLVSSPKYGSDDECSSATSGSAAGSNSGAGPGGLGSPKSNTLDSHHNNFDTILEELREIKDSQSHLEDSMEDLKAQLQRDYTYMTQCLQEERYRYERLEEQLNDLTELHQNEMTNLKQELASMEEKVAYQSYERARDIQEAVESCLTRVTKLELQQQQQQVVQLEGVENANARALLGKFINVILALMAVLLVFVSTIANFITPLMKTRMRILSTALLVLFLLFLWKHWDSISYFLEHVLLPS